The genomic window TAAACCTAACGCAGCTAATGATGAAGCTGAAAAAAAGCATTGTCAGTTTTTCTAGCGACTGCCAAAGCTTGTTTAGCTAGTTTTTGAGCCAAGTCAATTCGGTCAGTCCCGCTATAAATGTAAGAAAGTTGAGCCAGGGATATTGCCATATGGTGTTTATATCTATAAAGCTTCGCCTGACTCAAAGTATCTTGGAAATAGGAAATAGCACGGGGATAATCGTCTTGCCAAAGGTGAATAAAG from Merismopedia glauca CCAP 1448/3 includes these protein-coding regions:
- a CDS encoding tetratricopeptide repeat protein, encoding MLGFIHLWQDDYPRAISYFQDTLSQAKLYRYKHHMAISLAQLSYIYSGTDRIDLAQKLAKQALAVARKTDNAFFQLHH